One Borreliella chilensis DNA window includes the following coding sequences:
- a CDS encoding pyruvate kinase yields the protein MISKLTKIVATISDLRCEPEHIKDLYDAGVNVIRLNTAHQSHEDTIKVIDNVRKISNKIALMIDTKGPEVRTANIENPIIVKTGDKVIISNSPVNELNSFQTNYDGFVKEVPQGSKVLIDDGELEMTVISKLPDRLICEIKNDGQIKNKKSINTPGISLKLQSVTEKDKGFIELAAKYNVDFIAHSFVRHSKDVQDVQKILNAAGNPDVKIISKIENQEGIDNIEEIVKASYGIMVARGDMGVEIPAEDVPIAQLKITQTCIQYGIPVITATQMLHTMIENPRPTRAEVSDIANAILNGTDAIMLSGETAYGKYPIEAVKMMTSIAKKVEKHREMTSFKDELFYDKSITRNYIIKCAIDATKLMDVKAIIVDSLKGKTARIMATYRASVPLFITTNSERLARELTLSYGVYSNLVDNNFKRTTEFVVTSLKMLKAQGIVNDKDTVIIISGNPNRDTDKGTEFMEINTVEDAIKGRNI from the coding sequence ATGATTTCAAAGCTAACAAAAATTGTAGCAACAATATCTGATCTTAGATGTGAACCAGAACACATAAAAGATTTATACGATGCAGGAGTAAATGTAATAAGACTAAATACTGCTCATCAATCACACGAAGATACAATAAAAGTAATCGACAATGTTAGAAAAATTTCAAATAAAATAGCTCTAATGATCGACACGAAAGGACCGGAAGTTAGAACAGCAAATATTGAAAATCCTATTATTGTAAAAACTGGAGATAAAGTAATCATATCAAATTCGCCTGTTAATGAACTTAACAGTTTCCAAACCAATTATGATGGATTTGTTAAAGAAGTACCTCAAGGATCTAAAGTGCTAATTGATGATGGTGAGCTTGAAATGACCGTTATCAGCAAACTGCCTGACCGATTAATTTGTGAAATTAAAAATGACGGCCAAATTAAAAATAAAAAATCAATCAATACTCCTGGCATTTCTCTTAAACTGCAATCAGTAACAGAAAAAGACAAAGGATTTATTGAGCTTGCAGCAAAATATAATGTTGATTTTATTGCTCATTCGTTTGTAAGACATTCCAAAGATGTACAAGATGTCCAAAAAATTTTAAACGCTGCTGGAAATCCTGATGTAAAAATCATATCCAAAATCGAAAATCAAGAAGGAATCGACAATATTGAAGAAATAGTAAAAGCATCCTACGGAATAATGGTTGCAAGAGGAGATATGGGGGTTGAAATTCCTGCAGAAGATGTCCCTATTGCCCAACTTAAAATAACACAAACTTGCATACAATATGGAATACCTGTGATCACGGCAACTCAAATGCTTCATACAATGATTGAAAATCCAAGACCTACTAGGGCAGAAGTATCTGACATCGCCAATGCTATTCTAAACGGCACAGATGCAATTATGCTATCCGGAGAAACCGCTTACGGGAAATATCCAATTGAAGCTGTAAAAATGATGACAAGCATTGCTAAAAAAGTTGAAAAACACAGGGAAATGACCTCATTTAAAGATGAACTTTTTTACGACAAAAGCATTACAAGAAACTATATTATCAAATGTGCAATTGATGCCACAAAGCTTATGGATGTAAAAGCAATTATTGTAGATTCTCTAAAAGGCAAAACTGCAAGAATAATGGCAACTTATAGAGCTAGTGTTCCATTGTTTATTACAACAAACAGCGAGAGGCTGGCAAGAGAACTCACATTGTCTTATGGGGTTTATTCCAATCTTGTAGACAATAATTTTAAAAGAACTACCGAATTTGTAGTAACTTCTCTTAAAATGCTAAAAGCACAAGGCATTGTTAATGACAAAGATACTGTAATAATTATTTCTGGAAACCCAAATAGAGATACTGACAAGGGTACAGAATTTATGGAAATAAACACAGTAGAAGACGCAATCAAGGGGCGAAATATATAA
- a CDS encoding 50S ribosomal protein L28, which translates to MARKCEITGKKTMFGNNVPRKGLAKKKGGAGQHIGVKTKRTFKVNLINKKFFVPELGRSVNIKVSANALRSISKMGLDAFLKKNCKKIESFL; encoded by the coding sequence ATGGCTAGAAAATGTGAGATAACAGGGAAAAAAACTATGTTCGGGAACAATGTTCCAAGAAAGGGGCTTGCTAAGAAAAAAGGTGGCGCTGGACAACATATTGGAGTAAAAACCAAAAGAACTTTTAAGGTAAATCTAATAAACAAAAAATTTTTTGTTCCAGAGCTTGGAAGAAGTGTTAATATTAAAGTTTCTGCTAATGCATTAAGAAGTATTTCAAAGATGGGACTTGATGCTTTTTTAAAGAAAAACTGCAAAAAAATAGAAAGCTTTTTATAG